The Brassica napus cultivar Da-Ae chromosome C7, Da-Ae, whole genome shotgun sequence genome has a segment encoding these proteins:
- the LOC111207567 gene encoding 50S ribosomal protein L24 yields MGWKAAEKLIRHWKILRGDNVMIIRGKDKGETGTIKRVIRSQNRVIVEGKNLIKKHIKGGPDHEGGIFTVEAPLHASNVQVVDPVTGRPCKVGVKYLEDGTKVRVARGTGTSGSIIPRPEILKIRTTPRPTTAGPKDTPMEFVWEQTYDAKTGKGMPDL; encoded by the exons ATGGGTTGGAAAGCTGCTGAGAAGCTCATCAGACACTGGAAGATACTTCGTGGGGATAAT GTAATGATTATCCGCGGGAAAGATAAGGGTGAGACTGGAACCATCAAGCGCGTCATCAGATCCCAGAATCGTGTCATTGTTGAAGGAAAGAATCTG ATCAAGAAGCATATAAAGGGAGGTCCTGATCATGAAGGCGGGATTTTCACGGTCGAGGCTCCTCTTCACGCCTCAAATGTCCAAGTTGTTGATCCAGTCACCGG GAGGCCTTGTAAGGTTGGTGTAAAGTACCTAGAGGATGGTACAAAAGTAAGAGTGGCCAGAGGCACAGGCACATCTGGTTCCATTATTCCTCGCCCAGAGATTCTAAAGATAAGGACAACGCCAAGACCCACTACCG CTGGACCTAAAGACACACCAATGGAGTTTGTTTGGGAGCAGACATATGATGCTAAAACAGGAAAAGGCATGCCTGATCTTTGA
- the LOC106348326 gene encoding probable carboxylesterase 18 codes for MATDNNKHQNKKLTIPFRTRIAVAVLNTFTDSAQRPDGSINRRLLRLVDFRAPPNPKPVNSVSTSDFVVDPSRDLWFRLFTPHVSGDRIPVVVFFHGGGFAFLSPNAYAYDSVCRRFARKIPAYVVSVNYRLAPEHRYPAQYDDGFDVVKFLEENRGKVLPANADLSRCFFAGDSAGGNIAHNVAIRVCRERCFAAVKLVGMISIQPFFGGEERTEAERSLVGMPLVSPERTDWCWRAMLPEGANREHEAAKPSVVDISGLEYPDTMVVVAGFDPLKDWQRSYYEWLKLSGKRATLVEYPNMFHAFYIFPELPEAGQLIQQIKDFVEERVGSESA; via the coding sequence atggcgaCAGATAATAATAAGCACCAGAACAAGAAGCTAACGATCCCATTCAGAACAAGAATCGCTGTCGCCGTTCTCAACACCTTCACCGATAGCGCTCAACGTCCCGACGGCTCCATCAACCGCCGCTTACTCCGCCTCGTCGATTTTCGCGCGCCTCCCAACCCCAAGCCTGTAAACTCCGTCTCGACCTCCGACTTCGTCGTGGACCCGTCTCGCGACCTCTGGTTCCGTCTCTTCACCCCGCACGTCTCCGGCGACCGTATCCCCGTCGTGGTTTTCTTCCACGGCGGAGGCTTCGCTTTCCTCAGCCCCAACGCTTACGCTTACGACAGCGTGTGCCGGCGTTTCGCTAGGAAGATACCGGCTTACGTCGTCTCCGTCAACTACCGTCTCGCTCCGGAGCACCGTTACCCTGCTCAGTACGACGACGGGTTCGACGTCGTGAAGTTCCTCGAGGAGAACCGCGGGAAGGTTCTCCCGGCGAACGCCGATCTCTCGAGGTGCTTCTTCGCCGGAGACAGCGCCGGCGGGAACATCGCGCACAACGTGGCGATACGAGTCTGCCGCGAGCGCTGTTTCGCCGCCGTGAAGCTCGTCGGAATGATCTCGATCCAGCCTTTCTTCGGCGGAGAAGAGAGGACGGAGGCGGAGAGAAGCCTCGTCGGAATGCCTCTGGTTTCGCCGGAGAGGACTGACTGGTGCTGGAGGGCGATGCTGCCGGAGGGAGCGAACCGGGAGCACGAGGCGGCGAAACCGAGCGTTGTGGACATATCGGGTCTGGAATACCCGGATACGATGGTGGTCGTGGCCGGGTTTGACCCGTTAAAGGATTGGCAAAGAAGTTACTACGAGTGGTTAAAGTTGTCCGGGAAGAGAGCAACGCTGGTCGAGTATCCAAACATGTTCCATGCGTTTTATATCTTTCCTGAGTTGCCGGAGGCTGGCCAGTTAATCCAGCAGATTAAGGATTTTGTCGAGGAGCGCGTGGGTTCAGAGTCCGCTTAG